From Brassica rapa cultivar Chiifu-401-42 chromosome A06, CAAS_Brap_v3.01, whole genome shotgun sequence:
AATAGTTTCTCAAGTTGAGTCACTCTAGTAATTTTTCCAAGTAACAACCAAAAGGAAAAACAACCAACGCAAAGTAACAAAAAATGTATTACAACGAGAAACAAAATTACAAACCCAACAACAAAGAAACTGGATCGTTCCCTTGCCAATGGATTTCTAGTTTGCCAAATAGTGTTGCTTCCTTTCTCCTTCACAGACGTCAAATAACTTCCTCCGAAGCTGAAGACGGTCATATAGTAATTGACTCAGAAAAATATACATACATTTCTGGTAACCACAATgactataaatatttttgtaataggGTGTTTTATTCTTTTTCTCGTTTTAATATGGAagcaaaaagaataaaaaaagaaaggaaaaaatgtAACGTATATTTGAAAAGCAAAGTCTGAACAGGATTCTCGTTGAGATATCAAAACTGTATAAAAACATATGTATATACACAGTTTTGTAGAAATGAAGTGAGCACAATCGCAAATGCAAGATAAggttaaaatcttttttttttgttaaaaaatcgCCGGCTGAGTTTTGGGTTTGTTCCTTCATTCCTTGTGTATAAGAATCTGGCTATTGACCTATTGTCAAAGCAATGAATAATGAGGTTCATATGAGGGTTACAATGAGTGAGTTTCCAGACGAGTTGCTGCTGAAGATACTGTCTTTCCTTCCTAGTAAAGATGTTGTAGCCACGAGTGCCATGTCAAAACCGTGGAAGTCTCTTTGGAAGAAGGTAAAGACTTTCAGATATGATGATACTCTTCCAAATGATGGCACTTTTTATATCTTTACGCTATTTATTAGAAGTAGATCAAGTGTAGAGAGCTTGCAGCTCAAGCTGAACCAATCTTTTTTTGAGTGTACTCATCAACCCTTTGGTTGATTATTTAGTTGCTCGCTCTTTGAGAAAACTGAGAATTGAGATGCTTTACAACTCTTTTGAGTTGCCTGAAAGCTTGTATTTCTATCCACAACTTGAAACCCTCAAACTCGAGAAACGTAGTCTAGTGGATGTCCCATTAACTTTTCTTTGATTGGCCTCGAGAAAATCCACCTTTTATCGGTTAGATTCTCAAACGACGAATCAGTGAATAATCTTCTAAGCATATGCCCACGTCTTGAAGACTTGGTAGTGAGAAGAAGCACCTAAACCAATGTGATGGTATTTACAATTGATGTTCCTACGCTGAAGAGTTTATCTATTGATAATTCGTCTGGAAAATCTCGGCCTAAGGTGTTCATGGGTTTGGGATTAATGCACCTTCTTTGAGGTGCTTTAGCATTAAGGACACATTCAGAAATGATGTAAACACTGTTTCTGACCAACCTGAAAGTTCAACGGCACCGACCAAGAGAGAGAAAGTGCAAAGTTCATCATAGCAAATGCGTCGTCCAAAGAAGGCTGCTGCATTCTACTCAAAATCTGCGGAGAAACATGATGTAGTGAAATAGAGGACGTGGAAATCGTGGGAAACTACGGTAGAAGCGACTTTTACCCCTCTCTAAAGTCAACCAAAGTAATGCTTTGGTAGTCTCTTGCATGCTTGTGTTTGAATAAACGCTTTGTTATTAACAAGTTGGAAAAGGTAGTTTACAACATATTTCTTGTGATTGATTGTCctttattttgttatgtttcTCTGTTTCATGTCTAACAAAATCGAATACATTTCTTTTTAGTCTATTATCAAATTGTAAGAAAGTGTGCAATGTACAACAAGATCTGTGAGTATTAGTGTGGTaggataaataaaaataaagacagAAAATAAACCATGTTGATCATCCTAGAAAAAGTCTTAAGCAATAAAAAGACACATTGAAAGTGTTCAAGCTTATACACCAACCCAAAGGCACAAAACATCCATGGAGAGACACAAAACCAACTTACTACAGGTTTCTTCTGTCTCAAGTCACCTTTTAAAGACGTACagtttaaacaaaaacatcatagAACAAGAGTTTTCGATGAGAGTACTACAAAcctatttgatatatatatatatatatatatatatatatatatatgtatacattgAATTTGCTATGATTCAGTGCAAGAGATACCAAgcagtaaatatttttttatgtattgCGGTTTTAAGTTTAATTACTCTTATTATCCATGAATTCACAAGTACGTTAGTTTTAGGGTTTCAAACCAGATGATCCCTGTATATATTTAGACCACATAACCCTATTGTTTCTGAACGTACCTTCAGCCTCCATTTTCAAATTACCTTCACTGGTTCCAATCAGGGTGAATATCGTTTAAAAGCTTAAAGATCAAAATCAAAGTTCAATTAAAGTCCAGAACATAAAGCATCCCAAAGATAAAAAGTGGAGCttaaagataaagttccagattTAGTAGCACGAGATGTAGATCCATCAGGTTTTGTAATCACTTAGAAAAGATATATCTCTTGTCATATGATGTGAGGCACCTGTgtcaataatatataacatcATGAAGATCAGTGTTACCTGACAAACAAACCATCTGTGGTCAGTTTTGTTCGATGGTTTTTTAGAAGATTGATGAGTGCGGCGATTTGATCAGACGAGGTTGAGAGAGAGACAAATTGTCTGATCCACTCAAGGGTGTGTTGCCTGTAGCATTAGCTCTCCCGCAACCGCGTTAACCGACCAACAACTTCATTAAACTTTGCGTATAGTGAATGAGGAGAAACAAGATCTACAAATCTTTCAACATCCCAACATTGTTCTAATTAGCTTAAGCTTTGTCCTTTAACTTAACCAAAGATCTGATAACGCCAGGAGGAACACTCTCAGCAAGAGCCCCAAGTTCAGATAGAAAAAGAGTCTTCTCCTTAACTAAACTCTGAAAATTCTTCGATTCAAACCCCATCTTCGCTTCATCTACACATCAACAAGAGATGCCAATTTCTCATCAGACTAGTAGAAGAAGGAACACTAGTCTTTGTTGTCCGGGCTTTCTTCCTGAGTGATGTAAGAGCCTCTCGGTTCGCATTCCTCTCCCCTTCTCCACCATCTGTTATTACACACTATATGCTCCATATTGGTTAACGAACTCTCAGGATTGGTTACCTGACTTCGGATTAGGAAAATCTGATCAGCTTCAGCTTCATATTTCTCCAATACTTCAAAAATCCTTTTTGGATCCAACTTCATCTTAAGTTTAATAGAACAAAGCTGGAACAGCTAATTAATAAGTGAATATGTCATATCTACTCACAAAACCATGCTGATCAAAAGAGAAAGCATTCTTGTCTAAAGAGGTGATAAGGAGCACATTCCGTCAATCTTCTTAAGTAAGATAACATAATATTGAATGAATACCAAAGCaaatttttctcaaatattTAAGCAGTTGAAGAGACAGTTGCAAAACagtataaaaagtaaaaagaaaaataaaaactcaatAAAAAAGGCCAATTCCTGGTTTCGCCTCTGGCTTCATTTATAAGCAAATCATTTGAAgctatattattattatcactTAGCTAGGGCTTGGTGTTTCTTACAAGGAAAAGTTTTTTTCTCAGTTGCCTTGCAACTCAAGCAATCAGAGGGCAAAATAATTCTTATGACAGAACCCGTTTCCATTAATAAAAAATAGCAAAACAATtcttaagaaatttttttttctgttctaAATGCATCACCAGCTTTCTTAAATCTTATCACAAATTCTATCAAATTGATTCAAACTCGTTACTTGTTAACAAAGTCACCAAAGATTCCAAACATTTATGAAGTCACCCAAAGATTCTAAACATTTTATGCTTTCCTTCGCTTTTGTCCTCAGGAAACCAAAAGGAATTGAGACAATCTGAAGAAAGTTTGCCTAAAAGCCTTACCTTTTGTATTAAAAACTCTCTGTCCTTTCACCATATACTCCTATACATACATTCATATAAACTCTCAAAAAGTTTAAAGAGACCTAAACATAACAAAGATGCTTCACAGGTTCAGCTTTCTTGTTTGTCTTCTTGTGATTATTAACACGGTCTGCGCCAGAGAGTTTGTTGTAGGAGGATCAAAAGGTTGGACTGTTCCCTCAGATGATCAACTATACGATCAATGGGCAGAGAAAAGCAGATTCCAAATCAGTGACTCTTTGCGTAAGTTCATAGTAAACCTACTCTGCTCTATTTGATACATAGATCTTTATGATGGCATCATACTCATGGTCAAAAGTAATGCAGTGTTTATCTACCAACCAAACCAAGACTCAGTGCTTCAAGTGACTAGAGATGCTTACGATAGCTGCAACACCGATGAACCCACTGCTAAattcacagacggacacacttCCTTCAAGCTTGACCGGGCTGGACCATACTACTTCATGAGTGGAAACAAAGACAATTGTCACAAGAACCAGAAGCTTGTAATCATTGTCATGGCTGATAGAAGCAATACAAAGACAACAACCACATCTTCACCACCTCCTTCACCTTCAGTAGAATCCTCACCCTCTCCTACTTACACAGGAACCTTTGAAATAACCCCGGCGCCTTCACAAGATACTCCCGGAAACTCAGCTTCGCCTTTTGCCTCCTCTGTTCTGCCTTCTGCTTTCATTGTTACAatgtttctttctcttttcagCTAAGTTGGTAAATTAGTGTGTATATGTGTGTGCTGTTCTTTTCTCTTTTCAGATAATGTAAATGATATGCAAAAACTTATATAACCATTAGACCAATATATATGAAGGATAAAGAAACTATAGATCAAGAATCATCAAGATGCTATTCTTTATCTTCTCTTTGATACTGTTATTGCAAAACAAATAGAGTCTACAAATTATTTAAGAACCGAGTTCTTCTTCTATGGTTTTGTAGATCATAagaaataaaactgaaaaattcaacaTGTAATCACTCGCTCGTCTCTTTCAAAAGTTCTTCCCTAGCTCGACCTTTTTCATTATTCCGTAAGTGCTTTGAAATATCGAATCTAGTATCCCGGCAACCTGAAATCCAACAAGCAGAATTATAGTTTCACCATGGAATACATAAGAGAATGATGGAAATTTagaggaagaaaaaaataatactataccGTGAAAACACCACCTATTATGGCGCAAACATTTGTAATGAAGTGTGAGAATGACTTTGGGTTCTCGCTTATCAATACCTAGAAAAGAAAATGAGCACAACAGTAAGCAGGGAGGGCATCTTCTAAGCACAGCCGGATGAAACATTCTTGGCTCCCAAATTTTTAGAGCCATTATTCATATGTTGTGTGAACCCATtgtcgattttttttaattttaaaattaacataaaaatgTTTATGGTAAGAGAGAGATACAATGAAGAAAGAAACCTGCATGGGAGAGAGGTCGAAGTGAAACTTTGCAACAGGGTAATAGTAACCATGAGCCACACTGCTATGAGCTGTATATTCATATTCCTCAATCACTGAGTGTTCTTGACCGAACCTTCTTGAAACTACTTCTGTTTTGACTACTTGAAGATAATGTTCGATCTGTATTTTTCCCCATGTTAAAAGAGAAACCAAGTAGTAACTTCACGTAAAAATTATGTGAAAACTTACAGTAACATTGGCAGCAAACTTTCCTTCATTAACGAACCATTTTCCATTAAGCCTGTCATGGCTTAGACCAAGATAAGGCAGTAGCCGCTTCATATCAGTCAACAACCTATCTGAAATCAGTCTACCAAATGAGAGATGATTTACAAAATGTGTCATGTTCATTCGAGAAGCATCGAATGAATGAGATCCTGAAACAGCTGAGATAACGAGTTCACCAGGAacctgaaaaaacaaaaaaaaaacaaataattaccAATAACAAACCATTAGAAGAAGAGATAAGAACATTGTAAACTCTTACCTTCTTGGCACGCACATAGCCTTCGATTCTACAACCTCCACTAACTGGTGCCTTTCTAATACGTGAAGCCGCATGATTAGTTGTACCATCAAACTTCTTGATAGGTCTGAGCAGTTCTTCCACCATCTGCAAGAAACAAATCTTCTTATGTATATATAGTGATAAATTAGATAGAAAAATGTGTATCTTACAGGTCAAGATTGTAAAATCCATAAAGCCTATAATGATCCTGAAATATAGTTATAGCATATCTacactattactatattttcaGTTGTGTTAAATATGAATTAATCAAAGTTTATATTATTTAGTGTTAGCAATATGTTTATGCCAGTCACTATATTTATAAACCTTGTATCAGACACAACACAATAACACAGTCTAACATTcttattctataattttttacaTGTATACAGAGTGGTATAAGGatgaaacaattaaaattatatattcctAATGGTATAATATAATTCAGTTTAGTCTACCTTGACTAGGCTCTCTGTGTCCCGATTTCCATGGTAAGAATCATGTTCTTGGTGCCCATCATCCCCCCTGAGCAAGATTAGATAGTCAAGATAGTAAGCAAAACAGTTGATCAGCATGCTACAGGTAGATTTAAGCAGCTAAAGGCCACAATAAGCTCACCTAAGATCACTACCGTTGTGGAAAATACGAATAGATGGATAGCCTTGTATATGATACCTTGATTTGATAGATTACGATATGTCAAACTAAAACAAAACTATTTTGAAAACAAGATAAAGGAATATGGGAGTGAAACATAACAATGATTTACTTTGTGCATAGAGTAGGTTCTTCAGTGCAATCAACACTTCCAAGAAGGACACGTCCGTCATTCTCAGGGCCATATCTGCAATGCCAAAGAGTCATCAGAGAAACATACGACTTGATGATTCTTCAAAGTTTACTAACAAAATAGAAAAGAACACAATACACACTTCTGTCTTGTAATTTCAGCTGCTTTCTCCCAAGATGGTCTCTGAAAAGTTTTAGcatatataagaaaatgaacACTGTAAAAGACTAAGCATGAACATACGGTAAGCAGACCAGTAAAAACTCACAACATTTTTGTTTCATCTATCAATAAGAAACTGTTACCTAGTctttataagatattttaatgaaaaaaattaagaaaaacattaCCAAGCGACTACTCCAGTAGCACCACGGCGCGTAGAAGTTAACAACCAAAATTGGGAATCTGCATAAAGAAAGTTCGGTTTCAGTAGTTCATCAAACACTTGGACATGTACTTATAGTAGTAGTAAATACAAAGTAAAAGAAGTTGCCAACTTACTTATGTGAAATCTTGTCAAAAGTACCACCACTTAAAGGTATAGCAGCATAAGTATTGTCGTCATGGTGTTCGTCTCCATGGTTGATGAGATCTGAGTCAGGGGTGGGGTGGTACTCCTCACCAGTGTCTCTTAAGTGCGGATCAATTGGAACTTTCTTTATTGTTTTCGTTAGGTTCAACCTGTTCTGAAGAATTACCAACAAAGTTTAAACATAGGTTATTTGACACAACACCTAGCGTGAGTGCTACTTTTGCTGTTATTTTCCTctcatttcatgttttttttttgtcttcaacATGCATAAACTCAATTAACTATCCAAACAGTTAGGCTTTGACATTCATGTATTAAATTTTTAGGGTCGGTTATTTTAGATATCATATACTATGGTTTGTATAGGAGAGTTTAGGATCCATTAAAAACCTGGGAAATTTGGTATGAGTTTGATAATAAAACCATGAACGGGCTAATAtctaggaattttttttttagttccgGTTCGGTTTAGTTTTTTGGGTAATTCGGGTACAATATGGGTAATTCAGATAAAATATCGCATAATTTGGAGAGttcagataaaaaaaatcagataacTCAAATTATTTCGGATAAAAGAAAATCGGATACTCTCAAATATTTTTAGTAGGGTTATAAATCATCTTAAAAAATTATGGTTATTTTATAGGTATAAAATAAGTTATCAATTTAGTTTCGGTTCAGTTTGAATATAGAAATATAGAAACCATTCAGATATTTCTGAATTTCGAtcggtttttgatttttatatatcaGTTCAATTAGATACTTAAGATTTCTGATAAATTGTCCAGGCCTACGAACAGTCGCTAGTAATGTATTCTGGCAGAAGTAGAAACAGAAACTTACAGTTGACAACACGTCGCTTACTTCAAAAGTTGCAAATTCACATGAGAGAGCAGGAAAGctaccaaaaccaaaatatcaaTGTATCAAAAAAACCaaacatataacatatacaaagaAGAATGAATGATACTAACAAAATAGCATGCAGGTGTATTGTTCATTCTACCTGACATTGAAATCAATTTGTAAGAAGTCATCGTCAGAGCTATTGTCAACCACTACAGATGTTTGAGTGGTAACTGCCAAATAAGTACTCAGCTCCTACAAGTACAAATCATTAGATAGAATCATTGGACAATGCAGAAGCATATGTGATAGTCTTTACACAAACAGAATCAAATAGATCCGAAAAATCCGAAGCGAAGGCAAGAAAGAGAGGACGTTCTTTACCATtccaaacaaaaacatcataGCCAGGGCAGCTATAATGGATAAACCAGCACCAGAGAGAGATGCCTCTGTCAAATCTCTTggaattttcctaaaataagaACACAAAATTACACTCATACACAATTTTCTGTGAAATGTTATCCATAATCTAGAAAACAGGCATAATTAATGCAACACACATAGTGTCCAAATATATACAtagacttttttttatatatatacatagactTTACGCATATGTATCATCTAAAATGGGACATAAGAGAGGAAATGCAAGAGAGGGTTACCTGTAGAAATCAACGGACTTGATCTTGGTAGTGGAAACCATGACTGCgacaaagaagaaacaaaattaaacaaaagcAGATCTCGACAGTGATCTctatctctttattttttttttgaatgatcTCTATCTCTCGTCTGAAAATAAAATAGGAAAGTATTTCATACTATATTTAGAACTAGAATTAGGGTATCACTCACACGTGAAGTACTCTGCTTCGATCATGAACTTTGACccttctttaaaataaaataataaactttaaaaaaaaaaaactttgactATTAAAAACGTCGTCGTTTGCTCTCACATTTTCAAACGTTACCGTTTCGAAAACTCGACCAAGTGATCGGAATCTGACTGAAGAGAACCAATCAGAGGATCAATGACGAGAGCGGTTCTAATAGTCAACACATTTTGTAGGTACTTGTTGCTGAGTCAGATACATGTGAGTACTCTCTAGCTGAACCTTGGGCTAAATTGGTTCAATTTGTTCGGATACATCCTTATGTGTTGACTATTAGAACTACATCTTTTCCTGTTACCCCCAATAACTGCACACT
This genomic window contains:
- the LOC103871309 gene encoding early nodulin-like protein 3, with protein sequence MLHRFSFLVCLLVIINTVCAREFVVGGSKGWTVPSDDQLYDQWAEKSRFQISDSLLFIYQPNQDSVLQVTRDAYDSCNTDEPTAKFTDGHTSFKLDRAGPYYFMSGNKDNCHKNQKLVIIVMADRSNTKTTTTSSPPPSPSVESSPSPTYTGTFEITPAPSQDTPGNSASPFASSVLPSAFIVTMFLSLFS
- the LOC103871310 gene encoding protein disulfide-isomerase 5-3-like, whose protein sequence is MVSTTKIKSVDFYRKIPRDLTEASLSGAGLSIIAALAMMFLFGMELSTYLAVTTQTSVVVDNSSDDDFLQIDFNVSFPALSCEFATFEVSDVLSTNRLNLTKTIKKVPIDPHLRDTGEEYHPTPDSDLINHGDEHHDDNTYAAIPLSGGTFDKISHKFPILVVNFYAPWCYWSSRLRPSWEKAAEITRQKYGPENDGRVLLGSVDCTEEPTLCTKYHIQGYPSIRIFHNGSDLRGDDGHQEHDSYHGNRDTESLVKMVEELLRPIKKFDGTTNHAASRIRKAPVSGGCRIEGYVRAKKVPGELVISAVSGSHSFDASRMNMTHFVNHLSFGRLISDRLLTDMKRLLPYLGLSHDRLNGKWFVNEGKFAANVTIEHYLQVVKTEVVSRRFGQEHSVIEEYEYTAHSSVAHGYYYPVAKFHFDLSPMQVLISENPKSFSHFITNVCAIIGGVFTVAGILDSIFQSTYGIMKKVELGKNF